In Candidatus Desulforudis audaxviator MP104C, a genomic segment contains:
- the lexA gene encoding transcriptional repressor LexA yields MELTPRESQILDCILKHLEDKGYPPSVREIGKATGLRSPATVLSYLRRLEDRGFLRRDQTASRAVSVGPRLRAVAVPLLGRIAAGQPHPAVEYREDVLLLPAELTGSGECFALRVRGESMVEAGILDGDLVVVRRQPTAENGDIVAALVAGEATVKRFYREDGRIRLQPENRTMRPIFTDEAAILGKVVALIRKCS; encoded by the coding sequence ATGGAGCTGACGCCGCGGGAATCCCAGATTCTGGACTGCATACTGAAGCACCTCGAGGACAAAGGCTACCCTCCGTCCGTCCGGGAAATCGGCAAAGCCACAGGGCTTAGGTCCCCGGCCACCGTGCTCTCCTACCTGCGCCGCCTGGAAGACAGGGGTTTCCTGCGCCGGGACCAGACAGCTTCGCGCGCGGTGAGCGTGGGCCCGCGGCTCAGGGCGGTGGCCGTGCCTCTCCTGGGCAGGATAGCCGCCGGTCAGCCGCACCCCGCGGTCGAGTACCGCGAGGATGTGCTCCTCCTGCCGGCCGAACTCACTGGGAGCGGGGAATGCTTCGCCCTCCGCGTCCGGGGCGAGAGCATGGTGGAGGCGGGCATACTGGACGGCGACCTGGTTGTCGTCCGCAGGCAGCCCACGGCGGAGAACGGCGACATCGTGGCCGCGCTCGTCGCGGGGGAGGCAACAGTCAAGCGTTTCTACCGGGAGGACGGGCGCATCCGCCTTCAGCCGGAAAACAGAACTATGCGGCCGATTTTCACCGACGAGGCCGCCATTCTCGGCAAGGTCGTTGCCCTGATCCGGAAGTGCTCTTGA
- a CDS encoding PD-(D/E)XK nuclease family protein has translation MSVTQIRMYLRCPVQYYFRYVLGLVERGVLLTVRCGTFQEGRLK, from the coding sequence GTGAGCGTAACGCAAATCCGCATGTACCTGCGCTGCCCGGTGCAGTATTACTTCCGCTACGTTTTGGGCTTAGTGGAACGCGGCGTTCTGCTTACGGTGCGCTGTGGAACGTTTCAAGAGGGGAGGCTGAAATGA
- the dinB gene encoding DNA polymerase IV — protein sequence MERAILLADVDAFYASVHQALDPGLKGRPVVVAGDPAARRGVVLAASYEAKGRGVKTGMPVREARRLCPDGVFLKPQHHLYLHFSTRILGIMRDFTPLVEPFSIDEAFLDVTGCRNLFGPPEEIALALKRRIRREVGVTCSVGIGPNKLLAKMAAGLRKPDGLTVLRHEDVPARLWPLPVRELFGVGPRYEEHLRRLGIRTIGDLASFPVRVLKMRFGVYGELLWRCANGVDESPVDPRSLDRCKSAGHQITLPRDYRRHGEIRVVILELADQVAARVRAGGYAGRTVVLSLKDAGFRYLSRLKTLPAPTDLAADIYRAAASLLERHWPEGWPVRMVGVALAGLVARPPVQATLFGERERLEAAERACDHIRERFGARAVFRASSLTGAGVLYAR from the coding sequence GTGGAGAGGGCGATTCTTTTAGCGGACGTGGACGCCTTCTACGCCAGCGTCCACCAGGCGCTGGACCCCGGCCTGAAAGGCAGGCCGGTCGTCGTGGCCGGCGACCCCGCAGCGCGCCGCGGCGTCGTCCTGGCGGCCAGCTACGAGGCCAAGGGCAGGGGCGTGAAGACGGGCATGCCGGTGCGCGAGGCGCGGCGGCTGTGCCCTGACGGGGTCTTCCTCAAACCGCAGCACCACCTCTACCTGCACTTTTCCACCCGCATCCTGGGCATCATGCGCGACTTCACCCCGCTGGTAGAGCCGTTCTCCATCGACGAGGCCTTCCTCGACGTCACCGGGTGCCGAAACCTCTTCGGCCCCCCGGAAGAAATCGCCCTGGCCCTCAAAAGGCGCATCCGCCGCGAGGTGGGCGTAACCTGCAGTGTCGGGATAGGACCGAACAAGCTCCTGGCCAAGATGGCCGCGGGGCTCCGAAAGCCGGACGGCCTCACGGTCCTGCGGCACGAGGACGTGCCCGCGCGGCTCTGGCCCCTGCCGGTGAGGGAACTCTTCGGCGTCGGCCCCCGGTACGAGGAGCACCTGCGAAGGCTTGGCATCCGCACCATCGGCGACCTGGCCAGCTTCCCGGTGAGGGTTCTCAAGATGCGCTTCGGGGTTTACGGCGAGCTCCTCTGGCGGTGCGCCAACGGCGTGGACGAGAGCCCCGTCGACCCCCGTTCGCTCGACAGGTGCAAGAGCGCCGGCCACCAGATAACCCTGCCCAGGGACTACCGCCGTCACGGGGAGATAAGGGTGGTCATCCTGGAGCTGGCCGACCAGGTGGCCGCGCGGGTCAGGGCCGGCGGTTACGCGGGCAGGACGGTGGTCCTCTCCCTGAAGGACGCCGGCTTCAGGTACCTGTCGCGCCTGAAGACCCTTCCGGCGCCCACCGACCTGGCGGCGGACATCTACCGGGCGGCGGCAAGTCTTCTGGAGCGGCACTGGCCGGAAGGGTGGCCGGTGCGCATGGTGGGGGTGGCCCTGGCCGGGCTCGTCGCCAGGCCGCCGGTGCAGGCGACCCTCTTCGGGGAGAGGGAGAGGCTGGAGGCGGCCGAGCGGGCCTGCGACCACATCCGGGAGAGGTTCGGGGCGCGGGCGGTCTTCCGGGCGTCCTCCCTCACGGGGGCCGGGGTGTTGTATGCGCGGTAA
- a CDS encoding type II toxin-antitoxin system HicB family antitoxin has translation MMPILTAFTEAAMREAKYKILEDGTFYGEIPPCPGVWANEETLEKCREVLQEVLEEWLILKLRDRDPLPRFGEIDLNAVVADA, from the coding sequence ATGATGCCCATTTTGACTGCTTTTACAGAAGCGGCAATGCGCGAGGCTAAATACAAAATTCTTGAGGACGGCACGTTTTACGGGGAGATACCGCCCTGCCCCGGCGTATGGGCCAATGAAGAGACCCTGGAGAAGTGCCGCGAAGTGCTGCAGGAGGTTCTTGAAGAGTGGCTTATCCTGAAGCTCCGTGACCGCGACCCGCTTCCCAGGTTCGGCGAAATCGACCTTAACGCAGTGGTGGCCGACGCATGA
- a CDS encoding helix-turn-helix domain-containing protein — protein MKWRDLKAELLKNPDFKNEYYALEPEYRLLRAIIERRVKMGVTQAALAARIGTTQSVIARLESGRANPSIAFLKKIANALDADLDVSIRPR, from the coding sequence GTGAAGTGGCGCGACCTTAAAGCCGAATTGTTGAAAAACCCAGACTTCAAAAACGAGTACTACGCTTTGGAGCCCGAATACCGCCTCTTGAGGGCGATTATTGAGCGGCGCGTCAAAATGGGCGTTACCCAGGCCGCCCTGGCCGCACGTATCGGCACCACTCAATCCGTCATCGCCCGCCTCGAAAGCGGCCGGGCGAACCCGTCCATCGCCTTTCTCAAAAAGATAGCGAATGCTCTGGATGCGGATTTGGATGTTAGTATTCGTCCGCGGTGA
- a CDS encoding FtsW/RodA/SpoVE family cell cycle protein has product MAPISGVSLPFISYGGSLFVVNMTALGLVLSVYRRKNRELVPEY; this is encoded by the coding sequence CTGGCGCCGATCAGTGGAGTAAGCCTGCCCTTTATCAGCTACGGCGGCTCCCTGTTTGTGGTCAACATGACGGCCCTGGGACTTGTCCTGAGCGTGTATAGACGAAAGAACCGGGAGCTGGTCCCGGAGTATTAG
- a CDS encoding ISLre2-like element ISCde3 family transposase, protein MFKIRFLLEVVLFLAKGIFEVFRSVRDVDELEERVQRLVQQAGGKMLEEALAHIDLELSGKRDPALKNVGQRSRTLVTSFGEITVKRRLYRNQKTGAYRFLLDEALGIPERQRVTPRMTRMILELGTEMPFRRAARVMGFLVPGIHWMTVWSKVQDAGEKAARDAEALREAVFEDGVVPEGGKEVRELSIEADGVVIPLQRSPKAFGEIKLFIGYEGREQKTRKLVNRYTVATARGSRVAWEDTGAAFGHKWDLSRVERIRIGGDGAEWIKQGLEMFPGATYHLDPFHLRRRLTEALSYSSNVYETVTEGLAELNQDAVVSALDQAIRVNRGARRNGIMRLKEYLLANWQGIAALPEGDRLGAIEGQVRHTIARRTKRIGARWSPAGAERMGRLLAVRANDELDRYAVHSEPRFDLLKKAVGAEAIQLPKRFGKDPEAWLQANVPALEGPHAGKHWVKHIVREISSPRWSTV, encoded by the coding sequence ATGTTCAAGATTCGCTTTCTGCTTGAGGTAGTCCTGTTTCTGGCCAAGGGAATTTTTGAGGTGTTCAGGTCGGTGCGCGATGTGGATGAGTTGGAAGAGCGGGTGCAGCGGTTGGTTCAACAGGCAGGCGGCAAAATGCTGGAGGAGGCGCTGGCACACATTGACCTTGAGTTAAGCGGCAAGCGGGATCCAGCCCTCAAGAACGTGGGACAGCGGTCGCGGACCCTGGTCACCAGCTTCGGTGAGATTACGGTTAAGCGCCGACTGTACCGTAACCAGAAGACCGGCGCGTACCGGTTCCTTCTGGACGAAGCCTTGGGAATCCCTGAACGCCAACGGGTGACACCGCGGATGACCCGTATGATCCTGGAGCTAGGCACGGAGATGCCCTTCAGGCGCGCGGCCCGGGTTATGGGTTTTCTAGTACCGGGGATTCACTGGATGACCGTCTGGTCTAAGGTTCAGGATGCTGGAGAAAAGGCCGCCCGGGATGCTGAGGCACTACGCGAGGCCGTCTTTGAAGACGGTGTGGTTCCTGAAGGCGGCAAGGAGGTTCGGGAGTTATCCATTGAAGCCGATGGTGTAGTAATACCCTTGCAGCGGTCGCCCAAGGCGTTTGGTGAGATCAAGCTGTTTATCGGCTACGAGGGCAGGGAACAAAAGACCCGGAAACTGGTGAACCGTTACACGGTGGCCACCGCCAGGGGCAGCCGGGTGGCTTGGGAAGACACCGGGGCGGCCTTCGGCCACAAGTGGGACCTTAGCAGGGTAGAGCGGATCCGCATTGGTGGGGACGGCGCCGAGTGGATCAAACAAGGCCTGGAGATGTTCCCCGGGGCGACTTACCACCTTGACCCCTTCCACCTGCGCCGGCGTTTAACCGAGGCTTTAAGTTACAGCAGCAACGTCTATGAAACTGTCACCGAAGGGTTAGCCGAGCTAAACCAAGATGCGGTAGTTTCCGCCTTGGACCAGGCGATTCGGGTCAACCGGGGTGCACGCCGTAACGGGATCATGCGGCTTAAGGAGTATCTCCTGGCTAACTGGCAAGGTATCGCCGCCTTGCCGGAGGGAGACCGTTTAGGTGCGATCGAGGGCCAGGTCCGTCACACCATCGCCAGGCGAACAAAGCGGATTGGGGCGCGTTGGAGCCCGGCCGGTGCGGAACGGATGGGACGCCTGTTAGCGGTACGGGCTAATGATGAGCTGGACAGATACGCGGTACACTCGGAACCCCGGTTCGACCTACTGAAAAAGGCTGTCGGAGCCGAGGCAATCCAACTGCCCAAACGCTTCGGCAAAGATCCCGAGGCCTGGCTTCAAGCCAACGTGCCCGCCCTTGAAGGACCGCACGCCGGAAAACACTGGGTCAAGCACATAGTAAGAGAGATTAGTTCACCGAGGTGGTCTACGGTCTAA
- a CDS encoding type II toxin-antitoxin system HicA family toxin has protein sequence MKPVSRRELIRRLRSFGFEGPFSGGHHSFMKRGKLKLRIPNPHGKDIGVPLLRRDIKAGRHF, from the coding sequence ATGAAGCCGGTGAGCAGGCGCGAGTTAATCCGGCGTCTGCGGTCTTTCGGCTTTGAGGGCCCCTTTTCAGGCGGGCATCATTCCTTTATGAAGCGCGGAAAGCTGAAACTGCGGATTCCCAACCCTCACGGAAAAGATATCGGCGTTCCGCTGCTCAGGAGAGATATTAAGGCAGGCAGGCATTTCTGA
- a CDS encoding RNA-guided endonuclease InsQ/TnpB family protein yields MGWAKKKGKKQENRLYLTRVAPLPLDKWLPVFEIPMLAGTKLWNSCVWESREACKNGTKYPTESEMKEKFKGYESWKRLHSQSSQSVVEEYFEAVRSYVKHKDNGRDEMRPPGFKPKATLRTITWKRQGFECREGLLTLKLSRKLDDIGVSLPEGFDTLELPDGTVLKGTPVEVKVKAVYRKGKVVGLEMHVTWDFGVVPMVLAGKVSAYDLNAALVARGSTEGSQQLLVCRELLSLIQYRNKVIAEFQQKMSRLKEGSRKWKALLAAKRDRLKKLGRRIKQLTNALTKLMAELDRAEDIAFSVLGDLTDIRRKARTGDKNKKASQKINQLPYAQIERQHSYKSLLRQVYPDKASERYSSQTCSHCGARNKSYRVHRGLWRCEKCRVTMHADLNGVNGVMKNYLFGRCGMEQPFLLKPLEVYRWDKRFNRFVKVSLRAVA; encoded by the coding sequence GTGGGTTGGGCAAAGAAAAAAGGCAAGAAGCAGGAAAACCGGCTGTACCTGACCAGGGTAGCGCCGCTTCCGCTGGATAAATGGCTGCCCGTCTTCGAGATACCCATGCTTGCTGGGACGAAGCTGTGGAACTCCTGCGTGTGGGAGAGCCGGGAAGCCTGCAAAAACGGCACAAAGTACCCGACTGAAAGCGAGATGAAGGAAAAGTTCAAGGGCTACGAGTCCTGGAAACGGCTCCACTCCCAGAGTTCCCAGTCTGTGGTGGAAGAGTATTTCGAGGCGGTGCGCTCCTACGTCAAACATAAAGACAACGGACGCGACGAGATGCGCCCGCCCGGATTCAAGCCCAAAGCTACCTTGCGCACTATAACCTGGAAGCGGCAGGGCTTCGAGTGCCGGGAAGGCCTTTTGACCCTGAAGCTCTCCCGCAAGCTGGACGACATCGGAGTGTCACTTCCCGAGGGCTTTGACACCCTGGAATTGCCCGACGGCACAGTTTTGAAGGGGACGCCTGTCGAGGTCAAGGTGAAAGCGGTTTACCGCAAGGGGAAAGTGGTTGGTTTAGAGATGCACGTCACCTGGGACTTCGGCGTGGTGCCGATGGTGCTGGCCGGCAAGGTGTCGGCCTACGATTTAAACGCCGCCCTGGTCGCCAGGGGTTCCACCGAAGGCAGCCAGCAGTTACTCGTCTGCCGGGAACTGCTCTCTTTAATTCAGTACCGGAACAAAGTAATCGCTGAGTTCCAGCAGAAAATGTCGCGCTTGAAGGAGGGTTCCCGGAAATGGAAAGCATTACTTGCGGCCAAACGCGACAGGCTCAAAAAGCTTGGCCGCCGGATTAAGCAGTTGACCAACGCCTTGACCAAACTGATGGCCGAGCTGGATCGGGCGGAGGATATAGCATTTTCCGTGCTGGGCGATTTAACTGATATCAGGCGGAAAGCTCGTACAGGCGACAAAAATAAGAAAGCCAGCCAGAAGATTAACCAGTTACCTTACGCTCAAATCGAGCGGCAGCATAGCTACAAGTCTCTGCTCAGGCAGGTATATCCAGACAAAGCGAGCGAGAGGTACAGCTCTCAGACGTGCAGTCATTGCGGGGCGAGGAACAAGTCTTACCGGGTCCACCGGGGCCTTTGGCGCTGCGAGAAGTGCCGTGTGACGATGCATGCCGATTTAAACGGTGTTAACGGCGTCATGAAGAATTACCTGTTCGGGCGTTGTGGTATGGAGCAGCCTTTCCTGCTTAAGCCGCTGGAAGTGTACCGGTGGGACAAAAGGTTTAACCGTTTTGTGAAAGTATCTCTAAGGGCTGTGGCGTAG
- a CDS encoding transposase: MGSRTWKELYSNRSSIERLFSILKAYLNMDRLTKREIEKVRVKT, from the coding sequence GTGGGCAGCCGGACCTGGAAAGAACTTTACAGCAACCGCAGTTCCATTGAGAGGCTGTTCTCCATACTGAAAGCATACCTCAACATGGACCGGTTGACAAAAAGAGAAATTGAAAAGGTCCGTGTCAAGACTTAG
- a CDS encoding TolB family protein: MPRLLRMLVAIICLAILAGGCAVARDGEGISYRAPSSGPRWELNREDGKLALRRGDEYRLILGEAARGGFELPSTDGRRVLVVLEFFDGQTVVSNQRRVFGVDLVAGSWSEWTRPELACGELAGFWSPDGRHIALADQTPVDSGLNLVLVDADTGTATVLVKDNEAYREYSQEDLVGWIPGFHLLWAGDGGRLVYCYRGNFYLVDLRDQIPRLLAADVPLFQHFLYWDGRTLLYQAGDRPYDLDWSVEPQVRVFELEQRHHYPLFTPDPGLLSVEAYKAGFGRTVFLERMVPAVVTDDPGYHGAVQNTLYRIELDTGDRKVLWQTGFDTPALLGPVAVSPDGGMLAFSDGDEFNVIDAQSRGGSFGTTEEDYARSRQYRWLNEHVLEVQSPEGTVHTLDLRKPPGPPRAAAEIIADILFPNYLIGYLFWPAIVIAVAASVYGIARRRPLWLLLGALLTVPFALYLLATPRFRNVAVFLPLFLVLAALAMSRQRPRLALALLAPYAAFFGWLAWQVINQWR; the protein is encoded by the coding sequence GTGCCTAGACTCCTCAGGATGCTGGTTGCCATTATCTGCCTGGCAATCCTGGCCGGCGGCTGTGCCGTGGCACGGGATGGCGAGGGGATTTCTTACCGTGCTCCGTCATCCGGACCCCGGTGGGAGCTGAACCGGGAAGACGGAAAGCTCGCCCTGCGCCGGGGTGATGAATACCGGCTTATCCTCGGCGAGGCGGCACGGGGTGGTTTTGAGTTACCCAGCACCGACGGGAGAAGAGTCTTGGTAGTCCTTGAGTTCTTTGACGGTCAGACTGTTGTCTCCAACCAGCGCCGCGTCTTCGGCGTGGACCTGGTCGCCGGGTCGTGGTCCGAGTGGACCAGGCCTGAGCTGGCCTGCGGGGAACTGGCCGGATTTTGGTCGCCGGACGGCCGTCACATTGCGCTTGCCGACCAGACACCGGTGGATTCCGGGCTGAACCTGGTTCTGGTCGACGCGGATACTGGAACTGCCACCGTGCTCGTCAAAGACAATGAAGCATACCGTGAATACTCCCAGGAAGACCTGGTGGGTTGGATTCCCGGCTTCCACCTCCTCTGGGCCGGCGACGGCGGACGGCTCGTCTACTGTTACCGCGGCAATTTCTATCTGGTTGACCTGAGAGACCAAATTCCCAGGCTGCTCGCCGCGGACGTGCCGCTTTTCCAACACTTCCTTTACTGGGATGGCCGGACCCTCCTGTATCAGGCTGGCGACCGGCCGTACGATCTTGACTGGTCTGTGGAGCCGCAGGTCCGCGTGTTCGAGCTGGAACAGCGCCACCACTATCCGCTTTTCACCCCCGACCCCGGGCTGCTGTCTGTGGAAGCCTACAAAGCCGGTTTCGGGCGCACGGTCTTCTTGGAACGGATGGTGCCGGCGGTGGTCACGGATGATCCTGGCTATCACGGTGCCGTGCAGAACACCCTGTACCGGATCGAACTGGATACCGGCGATAGGAAGGTGCTGTGGCAGACCGGTTTTGACACTCCGGCGCTGTTGGGGCCCGTGGCGGTGAGTCCTGACGGCGGGATGCTGGCTTTCAGCGACGGGGATGAGTTTAACGTAATTGATGCGCAATCTAGGGGTGGGTCCTTCGGCACTACCGAAGAAGACTATGCCAGGAGCCGTCAATACCGGTGGTTGAACGAGCACGTCTTGGAAGTGCAAAGCCCCGAAGGTACAGTCCATACCCTTGACCTTAGAAAGCCGCCGGGACCGCCAAGGGCGGCTGCGGAAATCATCGCGGACATACTCTTCCCGAACTATCTGATTGGGTATCTATTCTGGCCGGCCATTGTGATCGCCGTGGCCGCCTCCGTCTACGGGATTGCCAGACGTCGGCCCTTATGGTTGCTTCTAGGCGCGCTGCTGACAGTACCGTTTGCCCTCTACTTGCTGGCTACACCCCGTTTCCGCAACGTTGCCGTCTTTCTGCCCCTCTTCCTGGTCCTTGCAGCGTTGGCGATGTCCCGGCAAAGGCCGCGGCTGGCCTTGGCGCTGCTCGCGCCCTATGCGGCCTTTTTCGGCTGGCTCGCTTGGCAGGTTATCAACCAGTGGAGATAG
- a CDS encoding DUF6485 family protein: MECRKDKNLARCTCTYEPCEKKGLCCECVVYHRSRGELPGCFFPPEAERTYDRSVGAFIRACQKR, translated from the coding sequence ATGGAGTGCCGGAAGGACAAAAACCTTGCCCGCTGTACCTGCACCTACGAGCCGTGCGAGAAAAAAGGCCTCTGCTGCGAGTGCGTGGTCTACCACAGAAGCCGCGGCGAGCTTCCCGGCTGCTTCTTCCCGCCGGAGGCCGAGCGCACCTACGACCGCTCGGTGGGCGCCTTCATCCGCGCCTGTCAGAAGCGGTGA
- a CDS encoding PQQ-binding-like beta-propeller repeat protein, with translation MTLGVEVKWSAANSRVELAWPIPQVQPAWLSKDPNLLVVAGPERIYPIDGSSFFRLAGGGLSRLDGNGRVLWTAALPLSSPVLELLPAPEGNAFVLERGGTLLAVDNEGGLAWRLRLPSGGDQPRMALGAAGELFVTTGEQLWSITPQGEVAWVFPAPHPVVVPPAPAATGGVYLGTEQAVFSLSPAGAVRWSRPVPVTSPGMVPERDGTLRVYTSRGATIFAAGGREVADLDLSMDGFLSGRLGESWPENKYVSLQRWLKGAEGQTYVLDSRHRRALLALDVAGLSRPVGNPVRPGPGGAGTPETAPGL, from the coding sequence GTGACCCTGGGCGTGGAGGTCAAGTGGTCGGCTGCAAACAGCCGGGTGGAGCTGGCCTGGCCTATTCCCCAGGTACAGCCGGCCTGGTTGTCAAAGGACCCGAACCTGTTGGTGGTTGCGGGGCCTGAGCGCATTTATCCCATTGACGGGAGCAGCTTTTTCCGCCTGGCCGGCGGCGGCCTATCCCGGCTGGACGGCAACGGGCGGGTGCTTTGGACCGCCGCCTTGCCTCTTTCCTCCCCTGTCTTGGAGCTGCTGCCTGCTCCGGAAGGGAACGCCTTCGTCCTTGAACGGGGAGGGACGCTGCTGGCGGTGGACAACGAGGGAGGTCTGGCCTGGCGGCTCCGGCTGCCGTCCGGCGGGGATCAGCCGCGAATGGCCCTGGGGGCGGCGGGGGAACTCTTTGTCACCACCGGGGAACAACTGTGGTCCATTACCCCTCAGGGTGAAGTGGCATGGGTCTTTCCGGCTCCCCATCCCGTGGTTGTGCCGCCAGCCCCCGCCGCTACGGGCGGCGTCTATCTGGGCACCGAACAGGCCGTGTTCAGCCTTTCCCCTGCCGGAGCCGTGCGCTGGTCGCGGCCCGTGCCCGTTACATCACCGGGCATGGTGCCGGAGCGGGACGGCACCCTGAGGGTCTATACTTCCAGGGGCGCCACGATTTTTGCCGCCGGCGGCAGGGAAGTGGCCGATCTCGATCTCAGTATGGACGGCTTCCTCTCGGGGCGACTCGGAGAGAGTTGGCCGGAAAACAAATATGTGAGCTTGCAGAGGTGGCTGAAAGGGGCGGAAGGGCAGACCTACGTCCTTGATTCCAGGCACCGGAGGGCGCTTTTGGCCCTTGATGTCGCTGGTCTATCTCGGCCAGTGGGGAACCCTGTTCGCCCTGGACCGGGAGGGGCAGGTACACCTGAAACAGCCCCTGGGTTATGA
- a CDS encoding type II toxin-antitoxin system RelE/ParE family toxin: MWEIVLYETPSGACPVADFIAALDAKSQAKTARALDLLEEYGPGLGMPHIRPLPDTGGLRELRVPFGGQAYRLLFFSDGNSLVLVHGFAKKTHKLPRKELNIAVSRMKDYLQRRNPR; the protein is encoded by the coding sequence ATGTGGGAGATCGTCCTCTACGAGACGCCAAGCGGAGCCTGCCCGGTAGCCGATTTTATCGCTGCGCTGGACGCGAAGAGTCAAGCCAAGACCGCCCGTGCGCTTGATTTACTGGAAGAGTACGGTCCCGGCCTTGGGATGCCTCACATCAGGCCCTTGCCAGATACCGGCGGCCTGCGGGAACTTCGCGTCCCCTTCGGCGGCCAGGCTTACCGGTTGCTTTTCTTCAGCGACGGAAATTCATTGGTTCTGGTGCACGGGTTCGCTAAAAAGACCCATAAACTGCCGCGAAAAGAGTTGAACATTGCGGTGTCCCGGATGAAAGACTATCTGCAGAGGAGGAATCCCCGGTGA